Proteins from a single region of Anser cygnoides isolate HZ-2024a breed goose chromosome 18, Taihu_goose_T2T_genome, whole genome shotgun sequence:
- the MED13 gene encoding mediator of RNA polymerase II transcription subunit 13 isoform X1, whose amino-acid sequence MLLADLTGIKWKRYVWQGPTSAPILFPVTEEDPILSSFSRCLKADVLSVWRRDQRPGRRELWIFWWGDDPNFADLIHHDLSEEEDGVWENGLSYECRTLLFKAVHNLLERCLMNRNFVRIGKWFVKPYEKDEKPINKSEHLSCSFTFFLHGDSNVCTSVEISQHQPVYLLSEEHLTLAQQSNSPFQVILSPFGLNGTLTGQSFKLSDSSTKKLIGEWKQFYPVTSNLKEGSEEKQEDMDWEDDSLAAVEVLVAGVRMVYPACFVLVPQTDIPAPSTVGASHCSTTCLGVHQVPASTRDPAMSSVTLTPPTSPEEVQTVDAQSAQKWVKFSSVSDGFISDSTSHHGGKIPRKLANQVVDRVWQECNMNRAQNKRKYSATSNGLCDEETADKVASWDFVEATQRTNCNCSRHKNLKPRNSGQQGQAPPVGQQQQAAPKHKTNEKQDKGDKPQKRPLTPFHHRVSISDDVAMEADSASQRLVMTAPDSQVRFSNIRTNDVAKTPQMHNAEMANSPQPPPLSPHPCDVVDEGVTKAPSSPQHFYQMPTPDPLVPTKTMEDRLDGLSQPFPAPFPEVIEPTMYVGTAVNLEEDEADTTWKYYKVPKKKDVEFLPPQLPSDKLRDDAVIPTEQESITSVTELMVQCRKPLKVSDELVQQYQSKNQYLAAVVSDADQEPEIDPYAFVDGDVEFLFPDSKKDRQNIEREAGKKHKAEDGASSVTVLSHEGEDAMSLFSPSVKQDAQRIAAHARTASTSLFHETDLVVSYTDLDNLFNSDEDELTPGSKRTVNGADDKSNCKEAKAGNLDPLSCISTADLHKMYPTPPSLEQHIMGFSPMNMNNKEYGSMDTTLGGTVLEGNSSSVGAQFRIEVDEGFCSPKPAEIKDYSYVYKPENCQALVGCSMFAPLKTLPSQCLPPIKLPEECIYRQSWTVGKLDLLPPGPAMPFIKDGDGSTMDQEYGPAYTPQTHTPFGMPPSSAPPSNSGAGILPSPSTPRFPTPRTPRTPRTPRGAGGPASAQGSVKYENSDLYSPASTPSTCRPLNSVEPATVPSIPEAHSLYVNLILSESVMNLFKDCNFDSCCICVCNMNIKGADVGVYIPDPTQEAQYRCTCGFSAVMNRKFGNSSGLFLEDELDILGRNTECGKEAEKRFEALRATSVEHGSGGLKEPEKLPDELILLLQDQCTNLFSPFGAADQDPIPKVSAVSNLVRVEERDCCNDCYLALEHGRQFMDNMSGGKVDEALVKTTCLHHWSKRNVLDVSMQCSQDILRMLLSLQPVLQDAIQKKRTVRSWGVQGPLTWQQFHKMAGRGSYGTDESPEPLPIPTFLLGYDYDFLVLSPFALPYWERLMLEPYGSQRDVAYVVVCPENEALLNGAKSFFRDLTAIYESCRLGQHRPICKLLPDGIMRVGPTASKKLSEKLVTEWFSQTANANNEAFSKLKLYAQVCRYELGPYLASQPLDNSLLSQTNLIPPPSQPASALPPVTANAGNPNTPSSAPGAPTSSTMTATSTSAMSSAATTANSTLTTTATSSSSANIGSGIPTNKPSSFPPFSSMNNTTSASLPAQAATVQNGQTGGQQQQPTLQAAGMSADTTSAPAQPHPEVSESTMDRDKVGVPTDGDSHAITYPPAIVVYIVDPFTYEKKDENSSSSSLWTLGLLRCFLEMVQVLPPNIKNIISVQIVPCQYLLQPVKHEDRQIYTQHLKSLAFSAFTQCRRPLPTSTNVKTLTGFGPGLAMETALKSPDRPECIRLYTPPFILAPVKDKQTELGETFGEAGQKYNVLFVGYCLSHDQRWLLASCTDLYGEQLETCIINIDVPNRARRKKGSARRLGLQKLWEWCLGLVQMSSLPWRVVIGRLGRIGHGELKDWSCLLSRRNLQSLSKRLKDMCRMCGISAADSPSILSACLVAMEPQGSFIIMPDSVSTGSVFGRSTTLNMQTSQLNTPQDTSCTHILVFPTSASVQVASSTYTTENLDLAFNTNNDGADGMGIFDLLDTGDDLDPDIINILPASPTGSPVHSPGSHYPHGGDMGKGQGTDRLLSTESHDEVTNILQQPLALGYFVSTAKAGPLPDWFWSACPQAQNQCPLFLKASLHLHVPSVQSDELLHSKHSHPLDSNQTSDVLRFVLEQYNALSWLTCDPATQDRRSCLPIHFVVLNQLYNFIMNML is encoded by the exons tgAGCACTTGTCCTGCTCGTTCACCTTTTTCTTACATGGGGATAGCAATGTTTGTACCAGTGTGGAGATCAGTCAGCATCAACCTGTGTACCTGCTTAGTGAAGAACACCTCACCCTTGCCCAGCAGTCTAACAGCCCTTTTCAAG ttattctAAGTCCCTTTGGATTAAATGGCACGCTCACAGGGCAGTCATTCAAGCTTTCTGATTCATCGACAAAAAAGCTTATTGGTGAATGGAAACAATTCTATCCTGTCACATCTAACTTGAAGGAGGGGTCTGAGGAAAAGCAAGAAGACATGGATTGGGAAGATGATTCTTTAGCTGCTGTCGAAGTCCTTGTTG ctGGTGTGCGAATGGTGTATCCAGCGTGCTTCGTTCTGGTTCCTCAGACAGACATCCCTGCTCCTAGTACTGTTGGGGCGTCTCACTGTTCAACTACTTGCTTGGGTGTCCACCAAGTGCCTGCTTCCACAAGAGATCCTGCAATGTCTTCAGTAACTCTGACTCCACCGACATCCCCGGAGGAAGTTCAAACAG TTGATGCTCAATCTGCCCAGAAATGGGTgaagttttcttcagtttctgatGGATTTATCTCTGACAGTACTAGCCATCATGGTGGCAAAATACCTAGAAAATTAGCTAATCAGGTGGTGGACAGAGTTTGGCAAGAATGCAATATGAACAGAGCACAGAACAA GCGGAAATATTCTGCTACATCAAATGGCTTGTGTGATGAAGAGACAGCTGACAAGGTAGCATCCTGGGATTTTGTTGAAGCCACGCAGAGGACAAATTGCAATTGTTCAAG GCACAAAAATCTCAAACCAAGAAATTCAGGTCAGCAGGGGCAGGCACCACCTGTGGGCCAGCAACAACAAGCAGCTCCAAAGCACAAGACAAATGAGAAGCAAGACAAAGGGGATAAGCCACAAAAACGCCCTTTGACTCCTTTTCATCATCGTGTATCTATCAGTGATGATGTTGCCATGGAGGCAGATTCAGCAAGTCAGAGGCTTGTGATGACTGCACCAGACAGTCAAGTGAGATTTTCAAATATCCGAACTAATGATGTAGCAAAGACTCCTCAGATGCATAATGCTGAAATGGCAAATTCACCTCAACCACCACCACTTAGTCCTCACCCGTGTGATGTAGTTGATGAAGGGGTAACTAAAGCTCCTTCTTCTCCTCAACATTTCTACCAGATGCCAACGCCAGATCCCTTGGTTCCCACAAAAACAATGGAAGACAGACTTGATGGCTTATCTCAGCCTTTTCCAGCTCCATTTCCTGAAGTTATAGAGCCTACAATGTATGTTGGTACTGCAGTGAATTTGGAGGAAGATGAAGCAGATACTACTTGGAAGTATTATAAAGTTCCAAAGAAAAAGGACGTGGAATTCTTACCACCTCAGCTTCCAAGTGATAAATTGAGAGATGATGCAGTAATACCTACTGAACAGGAAAGCATAACATCAGTTACAGA atTAATGGTGCAATGTAGGAAGCCTTTAAAGGTTTCAGATGAACTGGTGCAACAGTATCAGAGTAAAAACCAATACCTAGCAGCAGTAGTGTCAGACGCTGACCAGGAACCTGAAATTGATCCTTATGCCTTTGTTGATGGCGATGTGGAATTCTTATTTCCCGATAGTAAAAAAGATAGGCAGAACATCGAGAGGGAAGCTGGGAAGAAACACAAG GCTGAGGATGGTGCATCCAGTGTTACAGTTTTATCTCATGAAGGAGAGGATGCTATGTCTCTGTTTAGTCCTTCTGTCAAGCAag atGCCCAACGTATTGCTGCTCATGCTCGCACTGCATCAACTAGCTTGTTCCATGAAACAGACTTGGTTGTCTCCTATACTGACCTTGACAATCTCTTCAATTCTGATGAGGATGAACTAACG ccTGGATCTAAAAGAACAGTGAATGGTGCTGATGACAAATCCAACTGCAAAGAGGCAAAAGCAGGAAATTTAGACCCGCTGTCATGCATAA GCACTGCAGATCTCCATAAAATGTATCCAACTCCACCTTCATTGGAACAGCATATTATGGGATTTTCACCAATGAACATGAATAATAAGGAGTATGGCAGCATGGACACTACACTTGGAGGAACAGTACTTGAAGGGAATAGCTCTAGTGTGGGAGCTCAGTTCAGAATTGAAGTAGATGAGGGTTTCTGCAGCCCCAAACCTGCTGAAATAAAG GATTATTCTTATGTTTATAAACCTGAGAACTGCCAAGCCTTAGTGGGATGTTCCATGTTTGCACCACTGAAGACACTTCCCAGCCAGTGTCTCCCTCCCATCAAGCTGCCAGAAGAATGCATTTATCGCCAGAGTTGGACTGTGGGAAAGTTGGATTTACTTCCTCCAGGACCTGCCATGCCATTCATCAAAGATGG CGATGGAAGCACTATGGATCAAGAGTACGGCCCTGCATACACACCACAGACTCATACTCCGTTTGGGATGCCACCAAGTAGCGCACCACCCAGCAACAGTGGAGCTGGaattctcccttctccttccaccCCTCGTTTCCCAACTCCTAGAACACCAAGGACTCCTCGGACACCTCGTGGAGCTGGTGGACCGGCAAGTGCACAGGGTTCAGTCAAGTACGAGAACTCTGATTTATACTCACCAGCTTCCACACCATCAACATGTAGACCGCTTAATTCTGTTGAACCTGCAACTGTGCCTTCCATTCCAGAGGCACACAGTCTTTATGTGAATCTCATCCTTTCGGAGTCTGTAATGAATCTCTTCAAAGACTGTAACTTTGACAGCTGCTGCATATGTGTTTGCAATATGAACATCAAAGGTGCTGATGTTGGAGTTTACATTCCCGATCCAACGCAAGAGGCCCAGTATAGGTGTACCTGTGGTTTCAGTGCTGTTATGAATAGAAAATTTGGCAACAGTTCTGGACTGTTTCTTGAAGATGAATTGGATATTTTAGGACGTAATACAGAGTGTggcaaggaagcagaaaaacGCTTTGAAGCTCTCAGAGCTACTTCTGTTGAACATGGCAGTGGAGGACTGAAAGAACCTGAGAAACTGCCTGATGAGTTAATACTGTTGCTGCAAGATCAATGCACCAACTTGTTCTCACCATTTGGAGCAGCAGATCAAGATCCTATCCCCAAAGTCAGTGCAGTTAGCAACCTGGTACGTGTAGAAGAAAGGGATTGTTGCAATGACTGCTACTTAGCCTTGGAACATGGACGCCAGTTCATGGACAATAtgtcaggaggaaaagttgaTGAAGCACTTGTGAAAACGACTTGCTTGCACCACTGGTCAAAAAGAAATG TTTTGGATGTGAGCATGCAGTGTTCCCAGGACATCCTGCGCATGCTCCTCTCGCTCCAGCCAGTTCTTCAGGATGCAATTCAGAAGAAGCGAACAGTCCGATCTTGGGGTGTCCAAGGCCCTCTCACGTGGCAACAGTTTCACAAAATGGCTGGCAGAGGCTCTTACG GAACTGATGAGTCCCCAGAACCACTGCCAATCCCAACATTTTTGTTGGGATACGATTATGATTTTCTGGTGCTGTCTCCATTTGCGTTGCCGTATTGGGAGAGGCTGATGTTGGAACCTTATGGATCTCAGAGAGATGTTGCTTATGTTGTGGTGTGCCCTGAGAATGAGGCTCTGCTAAATGGAGCAAAAAGCTTCTTTAGGGATCTGACTGCAATATACGAG TCATGCAGACTGGGTCAGCATAGGCCTATCTGTAAATTACTGCCTGATGGAATCATGCGAGTTGGACCTACTGCTTCAAAGAAACTTTCTGAGAAGTTGGTCACAGAATGGTTCTCACAGACAGCTAATGCCAACAATGAAGcattttccaaactgaaattaTACGCCCAAGTTTGCAGATATGAACTAG gtCCTTATCTTGCTTCTCAGCCTCTGGACAATTCTTTACTTTCCCAAACAAATCTGATCCCTCCCCCAAGCCAGCCAGCTTCAGCTCTGCCCCCAGTGACAGCTAATGCTGGAAATCCCAACACTCCATCGTCTGCTCCTGGAGCTCCCACCAGCAGTACTATGACAGCAACATCAACTAGTGCCATGTCTTCTGCAGCTACTACAGCTAATTCAACTTTGACGACCACTGCCACGTCATCCTCTTCTGCTAATATAGGCAGTGGGATACCAACAAACAAGCCTTCTTCATTTCCACCTTTTAGCAGTATGAACAATACCACTTCTGCTTCCCTGCCTGCTCAGGCTGCAACAGTCCAAAATGGGCAAACAGGAGGACAGCAGCAACAGCCGACACTTCAAGCAGCAGGGATGTCTGCAGATACTACTTCAGCACCTGCACAGCCCCATCCAGAGGTTTCTGAAAG CACTATGGATCGAGATAAAGTTGGAGTCCCTACAGATGGAGATTCACACGCTATCACCTATCCACCTGCAATTGTAGTTTACATAGTTGATCCTTTTACGTATGAAAAAAAGGATGAGAACAGTAGCTCGTCTAGCTTGTGGACGCTTGGACTTCTGCGCTGCTTTTTAGAGATGGTTCAGGTTCTTCCTCCCAACATCAAGAATATAATTTCTGTGCAG ATTGTCCCATGTCAGTACCTTCTGCAGCCCGTGAAACATGAAGACCGGCAGATTTATACTCaacatttaaaatctttggCATTTTCAGCATTTACTCAGTGTCGGAGACCTCTTCCAACTTCCACCAATGTGAAAACGTTAACTGGCTTTGGTCCAGGTTTAGCCATGGAAACTGCTCTTAAGAGCCCTGAT AGACCTGAGTGTATTCGACTCTACACCCCTCCTTTTATATTGGCTCCTGTAAAAGACAAGCAAACAGAACTAGGAGAAACTTTTGGAGAAGCTGGCCAGAAGTATAACGTACTCTTTGTAGGCTACTGTTTGTCTCATGATCAAAGATGGCTTCTTGCATCCTGTACAGATCTCTATGGAGAACAGCTAGAGACTTGCATAATTAATATTGATGTACCAAACAG AGCTCGCAGGAAAAAGGGCTCTGCCCGCAGACTTGGTCTTCAGAAACTCTGGGAATGGTGCTTAGGACTTGTACAGATGAGCTCTTTGCCTTGGAGAGTTGTAATAGGACGTTTAGGAAGAATAGGACATGGGGAATTGAAAG ATTGGAGTTGTTTGCTGAGTCGCCGAAATCTTCAGTCCCTCAGTAAGAGACTAAAAGACATGTGCAGAATGTGTGGCATCTCTGCTGCAGACTCTCCCAGCATTCTCAGTGCTTGTTTGGTGGCAATGGAACCACAGGGGTCCTTCATCATAATGCCAG ATTCTGTATCGACTGGCTCTGTATTTGGACGCAGCACCACTTTAAATATGCAGACATCTCAGCTGAATACCCCACAGGACACGTCGTGCACTCATATACTTGTGTTTCCCACATCTGCTTCTGTGCAAGTAGCATCGTCAACTTATACCACTGAAAACTTGGATCTGGCCTTCAACACAAACAATG ATGGAGCAGATGGAATGGGGATCTTTGACTTGTTAGACACTGGAGATGATCTTGATCCTGATATTATAAATATACTTCCTGCATCCCCTACTGGATCCCCTGTACATTCTCCAGGGTCCCACTACCCCCATGGAGGTGATATGGGCAAG GGTCAAGGTACAGATCGATTGCTTTCAACGGAATCTCATGATGAAGTAACAAATATACTGCAACAGCCATTGGCCCTCGGTTATTTTGTGTCAACTGCCAAAGCAGGTCCATTGCCTGACTGGTTTTGGTCAGCATGTCCTCAAGCACAAAATCAGTGTCCCTTGTTTCTTAAG GCCTCTTTGCACCTCCATGTGCCTTCAGTGCAATCAGACGAGCTACTCCACAGTAAACACTCCCATCCACTTGATTCTAATCAAACTTCTGATGTGCTCAG gtttGTTCTGGAACAGTACAATGCACTCTCCTGGCTAACCTGTGATCCTGCAACCCAGGACAGACGGTCATGTCTCCCAATTCATTTTGTGGTGCTGAATCAGTTGTATAACTTTATCATGAATATGCTGTGA